The sequence below is a genomic window from Dermacentor andersoni chromosome 6, qqDerAnde1_hic_scaffold, whole genome shotgun sequence.
AGAAGTGAATTTACTGCTTTCAGGCCATGAAAACCACCACAAGTCCTATCCCATAATGTAGGACTTCGATATGAAATCAAAATATGCTGCCAACAGTTTGTAGAATCGTTTTGCGCAACTGGTTTTCATGAGCACCATGGTCGACAGAATTGTCGCACGATGAACGGCGTGCGAGTATGAAAGTGCGTAAATATAGCGTTAATAAGAAGCGCTATTCATTGTTCCTTCCGGGGAAGAAAAAAGCCCAGAAGTACAACCTGTAGCGGCCACTGGTTCTTGCGTTTATCCATGTGATCACTTCTTGTTCTTCCTTGTTTCTATGCCTGCTTAGCAACCTGAGGGATAGTAGTTGTTCAGTATATTTATTAATTTGCTCAGCCCCTCTAACTGCTTAACTTAAATATTCTGCACCGAAGTTGCCAAGCTAGGTCATTAGCATTTTCGCCAGAAAAAACTTCGAGCAGATTGTTTGTGCAGCGTTGCCAATGTACTCATATATTCTAGGCGCAACGTGGTGCTAGGTACATCTTCACATACGGCATACGTCCCGCACTAACTACAGAAAAACAACTGGAAAGAACTAGGGCCAAATGCAAAATTTTTCAATTCAATATCTGCCGGGGAGCTTTCGAAATAAAGAATCGAAATTTAGGGAACGTTATTGGCCAGGCCTACAAAAGAATGCAAAAGCTCTAGCAAGCAGTTTGGTATTTCGGATACGCAAATTCGCATGGAGACGCTACTTATAACGCTCCTTATTAGTGACTCAGTCGAAACAGATTAtctctcaaccccccccccccccccaacccccaaGCACACTCTACCAAAGAAAATAAATATCACAGTTCACGCAAAATCAGCTCAATGTAGGAGCCTTATCTTACGCTAAACCATTGTAAGGAGTAATCATTTGTTGTCCAAAAATTTTGGTTACCTTGGCTTACAAGATAGAGGGCTGAGTGGCTGAGCCGTGCACGTTTGTAGAGTGTTTATCGAACGCTACTACTTGTGGGATGTGTTGTAGAACACATCCCACCATCAGTGTTCCATGCTCTCACAAGCACATTCGCGTGGAACCACAAAGAGCAATCAGAGCATTCGGATATCTCGAATGCTTGACAGAAACTGATAGAATCGAAGAGGGCATGCCGGTGTGAGAAGCAATCACAGCCACAAGCGAAGAAAAAAGTCCTGTGatctttaaaaatgaaatatcagGTTGATTATATttcccttttttgtttgttcgtttgaaACATGAAGTCGTAGTTTGGACAGTGAATATCATGTGTCAGTGCAATAATCTTGCATGCACTTCCACTTTCTACGCTTGTTTCCTCCGTGACATCGCTAAATGTTTCGTTCGTCGTCTTTCTTTCGCGTCACTGCAGGTTACTGCCCTGGCTACGGCCAGTAACCAATTATACAGACAGGATTGACGGAATGTCACATAGAATAGCACAGCGTGGAAAATGGGGCCACAAGGCTGAGCCCCGTATTGTAGGAAGTGCGTGCACTAGTAATATAAGATGTTTCAGCAAACAGAAGCAGCTGACTGAGCCGCTGACCGAATAAAGCGGTGGCTGCTTTTTATCGATCACTCAAGGCCCTTCGTAAGCGAAAATGATGTATCGGGTTTAAAAAAAAGTAGTTATAGGGTGTCACGTGCAATATCCACAATCTTATTATCTGGATCGTCTTAGAGAGAGAATGCGAATTTCTTTTTGTCCCCTTGGGCACTTGTGTCCCCACACCTCAAGCAtgtattattatttgttttttacTTCACCTTGATCGAAATGTTGAACGACCTTGATTTCAGCAGTGGAACGCTGAAGCTACTGCGCTAGGGAGGCAAGTGGAAACGGTGGTCGTCACAAATAGCCATAGTTAAGTTTACAATATGAAGAAAACGGTTTTCTAATAATCAGAAATAATACAAAGATGACCAAACTGTTAGCCCGTAAGAAATACGGTGAACTTTCTTAGCTCTAGTGGGCTGGGTAACTATGTGTCATCGCCTCGATTTAAAGGGAATGTCATTAGAAATCATCATCAGGTGAGTCAAAGCAGACTTTCGAGTCGAGGTTAACTCGAACCACAATACATTTGagcagcagaaaattaggtgttgTGATAAATGCACTTGTTCACCCATTAACGCCATAGACGTGGTTCATACGGGGCGCATGACACTATTGTTACCACGGGTGTGCTAATCTTGGCGCTCCTAATGAgtacatctattttttttttcaattgctttAGTTCGTTGTAAACAATGAAGTAGTTGTAAAAGCAATTTCACATATTCGTAATGCACTTGTGTTACGGCACGCAAGGTGAAGGCAGCACTGCTAGAGGCCGGCATCGTGTGGCCTCTGCTGCCCAAGGACTCGGACACAGTGGACGTTCTTCGCACGTGGCTGTACACTTCCTTGACGCTCCACTGGTGCAGCATTCTGCACGTGTCCGTTCAGCTGGACGCGAACACCACGGTGATCTTCCTGGAACCGCTCCAAGAGTTTGTTCGCATCGCCGAAAGGCACAAGGAGTGGGCCAATGACGCTGAGGAAGCCGAACGCTACTTCGAGACCCTCAGGTCAACATTGATGCCCTGGCTTTTTAGCACCAAGACGGCATGCTAGTGATACCGTAGCGATTCTAGCATTCGTAGTAAAGGTTCGTTTAATGTCCGCCTCTGTTTTCCGCCGTCATATAAGCTGAGCAGAGCAGATGACAGCGGTGCTCCTGTTCTTGGCTAGCAAAATCCTGCctaattttccctttcttttcccGAAATAAGAAATTAACATGATAAGTCAATGTGCAAAGATTTCTGACACTCAATGTGGCGTTAGTGCACTCAATGCCCAATTAGAGCACGATTATCTCTTAAGAAAAGGATACTGGAAAAAAATATTAACGTTAGTCGTTTTCTTGTACAATTTACTACAAATTCTAATAAAAAAATATCCCTCAACTACAATAAAATGTGTGCAAAAGGCCGTGCAAGTGCGACCGCTACAGCCGAAGGGCGCCTGTACTGGCCCCTTGGCTCGCGGTTCCACCCTGGCGCCTCCCCCCAGCGTCGCCCCAGGCCTTTGGTCACCCCTTAGGTGAGCTCAGCGCTCCGCTCGGCGGCTAAGGATCAGTGGCTAAGGATCGCATATCGCCCGTTCAAAAGACGCATGCGTCAATAGCCCCTCCTTATTCATTACGTCCAAAGAACTAGCATTTTTAGCGGGGGGGATATGATGATTACAGGTATCTCCCTTGTTCAGCGCAGCGTGTAGGAATGATTGTGAATATATGTATGGTCTTTTTGGTTTCTTCTGTTGGTTGGAGCAGTTATATAtgcttcgttccaagcaataaacttcagttgcaagtcagcgctcgtccgtgtcgtttctcactgcttgtccccgtgaacaCCGCACTGTTCTGCTTCAAATGTGTCTtacgaactcgcccaaacgtctgttttagGAAGGATCAGGGTCAGCAACGCAAGCAGGTGCAGCAGGATTAGCCGAGCCCTACACTTGGCGGATGCCTGCAGGGACAGTCGCAGTTGTCCTGGTTCTGTCATGGGAGCTCTCGGGTTCCGGTCCGCACGCCGACGACACCAATCGCGACACAAGCGAtcgaccctccccccccccccccccccccttagtaCGTGCGATCTCAGGCAAAGAACAAAAATAAGCTTATTCTGTTACATCCGTGCAGCGTAGAACTGCGTTAACGTGTTGAAGTGGACGAAGATGTTCGCGTACAATGTACCACTTGTTTCAATCTGCCTGCCCCTCCCCCCTCTACCTGCGAAGAAAAAGAATTTGCAGCACCGGCGGTCTTCAGACATACACTCCCGTCTGCATGCTCTCCAGAAAAAATATGCGCCTGTTTGTCTTTCTACACGTATGTTGCTACATATATCGCTAATACGTGTTAAACTAATCGTAATGAACTGATATCAAAGTCTTTTATTAAGTTCTTTAATTAGGTTGTACTTGAGCCCTGTCTAAAACAATTGCTGGCTCTTCCTGACGGTCATTGACCTGTTCCACGAATATCTTGTGCTGCGTCCCTTTCTGTTTGTACATCGTTTTTCTTTGCGTTTATACGCCGTGCGCAGCGCGAGTGCCTAAAAACTCGCCAAGCTGCCCATTTTAGTGTGATAGAGTAGTTAGTCGGTTATAACATGCATTTTTCACATTCTGAAGTAGAAAATGCTATGCCCTAAGTTTTAAAGGGCCGCCTGATTTAAATACTTGAGAAATTGAAGCAACGTTGAGAATTGCATTGGATAACAACAATTCCTAGGCGGCTGTAACGAAGTTATACCGTCCACGTAGCACAGGAAACCGCTGTCCTCTAGATAGCAATCTGGGAATTCAGGTTAGGGAGTGGCATTTCAACACCACCTACTGCCGCTTTCGTTCTGTACTCCGTTGTGACACGCATGCCATTATATATGAAATGATTGCGGGACAAAAAAAGAATGTGCGCTTCAGAAACTAGTGGGTAGGTTAATTGATGATTGCGTTCGCCCTATTCTTCATAGTTCCGTAAACGTATCTCTAAACGCAGACGGGAGTTTCACAGCATTACCGAATATTCGGCGAACGAGACGGAAGGCACCGTGAGCTTCGCCAGCACCTACAACTTGGACACGTTCTTCCTGAACGTGGTACAGCGCATCGAGGGCTTCCCTTTGGAATACACTGTGCTTCAGCCAGCCGAGATCTTCGGCACCGTACCGAGCCTCACTCACGAGCGATGGCTGGCGGAGCTAGACCGCAACGGTGCGGACGTGTCCGGGGACGTTGTCTACTTGTCGACCAAGCCGAATTTCGTGAGAATGTTCCTGGCGCTGTGGAAGTTTCGAGGCGAGCGCGTGTTGCACACTTTCCTGTCCTGGTGCACCGTGCAGGGCGTGGCGCTCTACACGAACCGACGGCTGCTGCTCAACTTCTACGGACGGTAAACAGTGGATTTCGCGATAGTACGAAGTGTGCGGCTGGTTTAATTGTTCTGGCTCGAGATGACAGAAGCAGAGCAGAAGATGAGAAAATCCATTTTCAGCTGTATGACGTGCGAGAAACTCGATTATCTAAGACAGCGAAGCTCTATGCACATATTTCGGGAGTTCAAGGGGAGCCTTTTGCCGTATCCTCGAAAATAGCCAAAACATTTCAAATTTTTCGCTATATACGAGTATTCGTTACACCCAACCTTTTCGCGAAATTCCCTATATCCGAGCTTTGTGCAGATGCTTGCGCTTAgccttaaaaatatttttttagtgaACATTACTACATGAACGCACTCATAAAGGGATATATTGAAATTATACATGAATAGATGTTTATCAACTTGCGCCCCTCCTAGCTCACCTCCATCGTAGAGATAGTGAAACGAGACGGTGAGAAACACTAATTGAAGATTACTCGATAAAACAAACCACAGATAAGTTTTTATCTCAGTGAGTTACTCCCAGCCCTTTGGGGGCGTTGACGCAAGCTTTAATATACTGGCTGTTCTTTCAGTGACATTTGGTATCTACCACGTCACCACAAGCTATGTGCTGTGGGCCTTCACCGCCGCCTGAGGAAATCTTTTGCGGTAGTCCATTTAGCAGATGCGCCGCAACACATTGAACGACAGCCATACGCACCTATTTAGTCCGAATGGCCGTTCTCTTTCTCCTGCGCTCTTTGGCTCGTGTTAAACAGATACTAATGTGTTAAGTAATTTTACTCTCCCCAGACTCTTCTGCACTATGCCTACGATAACATTAAAATCGGAATTTCGTTTCCCTTTGGGATAATGCACGAATCAACGACGCTTATAAATATCCACAGTCAGACCTGTTTAGTCCTCACTGTGAACCGGAGTACAGCAGCGCTCGGAATAACGCAGAGATATAAGGTTACTGCGACATGGGCGTGCAGTGATAGTTTAACATTGAGGCATCACCGTGTTGTTTTTCTAGAACACACTGCCTGAACACAGGGACCACATGGAATGCAGGGACTGATCACCAGGCTTCAAATTGAAGCAAACCGAAGTGGCACATACAGTTAGCGTGGGGAAATCTTGGAAGAGCTGCCATAGGAACAAGGACGCATAAAGGGTTTCAAGGCAGTTACTTTAACAGGAAAAACTTTAGGCTGAAAGATATGGTTCTGTTACTATTCAGTTGCCCGCATTTCGCTGTATACGTTTCGCAGTATACTATGCATATCACATCGCGATATCAATTAATACCAGCGATTACACGACGCAGCAAGTTTGTCCAAAGTACATTTCTGAACGGTTCCTAACAAAGATATGGCTAAACCTTGGTATCATTAGTTAATTTACTTAGTTCTATGCGCACATTGTCGCTCTGTTTTATTTGATATCTTCGTGTTGTTTTTCCTTAGTGTCGTATGTGAAAATAATTACTTTTTTGCTAGAACTCCTGAGTATGCCTGTATCCCAATACTTTGCACTGCACATCTGTGCACGCAAATACTTCTTCTTATATGGACTGTTCATTTATTTGTATAAACGTGAAAAAACTTACTATTTATTATGCAACAACGCATCAATACCTACTGTAATCTTGTAGGAACGCCCACCCGATCAATGCAGTGACAAAGGCTGTGTCGTGTAAATATGTCAAAGGGCGGACGTTTCATTAGATGCCTGCCATAGTTTGAGAGACTATATTTATCACCATCGATAGAAATCCTGTTCTCCTGCGGCATATTTGGAAGCGGATTCTGCCGTTAAAAAACCGAAGGTAAACGAAATGAATAACCACACCCACGACAAAATAATATATTCATAAATTAAGGTTGGTATTAGGACCTGTTAGTGTGCCATTAATACAGACGTTTTACGTAGCCCGTTACGGGCAAGGACGAAACGATTGTACATATTGCACTAAATATAAACAATTTTATTGGCAGAACTCGGGACCGCTTTGATGTTTGCCAATTCAATTATTGCGCATGCGCTCAAGGTAGACTATTCTATAGGTTCGTTGCCCATCGAGAACTTTGACAGGCCGATTGATGCCGCCTTGGCGCGTCTGCCCCATGAACTAGAAATATATTGAGAGCTTCCAAAGAAATTTCACCATTTCTTTGATGTTCACTTACGACACATGGCATCACAACCAAAGTCATTTCAATTCCTGGCTAGTCATCCTCAGGTTTCATTCATCATATTTGTAGCATGCTCACAAAGCTTATCATGTATGGATCGTCCTGACGTACCTAGGTAAAACCGGTCGCATGAAAAGGCTATTCAGGAAACTGATCCACACATTCAACAAGCCTCGTTATTTTACCAAGGGTGCGCTAGCCATGCATTGTAAAAAATGGGCATGCGAGGCCCTGTTCTATAAGTACGTAACaattaaaaaatgaaaataaatgaagaaagaacGAGCGCGGGAATAAATCGGCGAAATCGATTACAGGAGCTTAGAATATTTCTATGATACACAACACGTGCCTCAGTACGACAGGGATATCAGCTCCATTCTCAGTGCACAAATTTTTGATCTTGAGGGGCAATGCGGTTGTAATCTATCTTGAAACATCATGCGTATGAAAACGTGAGGACAGTTCGAATGAAAACTGTTCAATTAGCGCCACGAGGTTATCTTAACAGAACGTGTTGCTGGGCTGGTTGTATCATCCTGGCAGAATTATTAAGGTTAGCGCTTTTCCCGTGTCCGTTTTATTTTGTCGCGTCCAAGCTGTGACGTTTGTTGAACCTGCAATTGTGTCTCTATCACCTGTGTCTCACTTTCACCTGGGTCCTTCATCCGCTACCGGCTACGTATAGCATGCGCTAATGGCACGGCACACCAACAGGCCTAACGAGTATTATTtcaaaattgctttttttttacctccgcTTTCAGTGCACGCATTGTGACTGTGTGCAATTTTTGAACGCAGCGAAAGCAGCGCGGACATGTACCACGCGGCGCTGTGCCTCAGTAAGGCTCACCTCCTGTGCGGCAGCGACCTGTTCGGGAAGTACTTCGAAAAAGTACTCTCGGAGCAGGAATTGCGTGCCGCCCAACGGGTGGTGGCCGACACCCGCCAGGCGTTCGCGAGCCGCCTAAATCGCTGGCAGTATAAGGATGACAACGTAAGCCTAGTCGACGACTGGAAGTCAACGGACGCCACCCTCGGCTACTTCAACCCACGAACCCAGCATTACACACCTCAGGTGAGGAAGCATATACGACTCCGTATCAATAAGATGTTCGTTGCGCAGTCAGACTGGGGAAAGCAACAAAAATTGCAGGCTGAGTGCCATGTTTACTCATCGGCTCACATTGATTCTTGCGTCTCGGTTTGTGGCACCTAAGAAGCGTAAGTGACAACTTAAACTCATGTCATACCGTCGACCGTCAAAAAGCCTCCGTCAAAGCATTTTGAATGTTCATGGGGTAGAGGTTTAGTTACTTTTCGTAAGCACAGCGCATTTCAGCTGCATTCCGGTTGCATCAGATATTTGACGATGGCGAATTGGCGACCGCATTGTGCATGAGCATTCTGGACGCTGTTTGCTCTATCAAAGTATTACCACGCCTCGGTTTTTCTTTCAGCTTTCTGACCGCGCTCCCGTGGACTTACGCACTGTCAGCGCTGTCTTGTGCTTTGCATCGTTTGCGCAGCAGCAAGCGCCAAGTGTCACATGCACGGGCGATATGGGCGACTCGCTGGTGGAGAACTTCCGGTTGGCGTCGCTTGGTCGTGTAAACGAGAGTCACCGCTGGACGTCCGAGCAGATACAGTTCGCTGATTGGTTTGTGCTGCTGCCGGGCAAGGACCTGGCACTGCTTCCGTACGCCCTCAGCTTCCCATGGCTCAACGAAGGTGGCACACGGTTTATGAACCAAGGCGGCCTAGGAAGCAACCTCGCCTGGGCACTCGGCGTTCTATTCCGCAGCAGGTAACCCAGACTAATTGATGTTGCACGGGCGTCTTAGACTGTGTTTGGTATCATCGAGAATGCCAGTGGCGTCATGAGGAACTCATGTACTAAGCCACTGCTTACTTCGGAAATAAAGTGTTGTTGTGCTTGATAAAAGAATAATAGGGAGCTGATAGATGAAGGGGATTATAAGAAGTTAGTGGTTCGCCTTCACCTATTACAGAATTGTAACATTAAACGTCGCGTTCGATCTATCTGAACATTACCACAGTGCCATCTTTCGAGTCGAAACGACAATCTTACGCAAGGCACACAATATACAGAGGCTCGAAGCCACACAATAAAGCTACGGTAAAATTCACCGCATTCCACCGCGCAAATACTACAGAGCAGAATGCAGGAAAAGAACCTgcaaacaaacacacacgaaAATCACGGGTGGCAGCTGCAATCGAAGGCGTTGTCCATAAACTAACACTAGCACACAAGGGAGCATTGTGACTATGCAGCAGAATAGAAAATACGATGTGGCCATTTAAATGTCCGCACATATGCCGAGCAATTCCAGTCATTCTTTTCGGTTTCATTCTGTGCAGTGGCCATCGCCGGTTAAGAAAGCGTGGTTTGGAACTAGAGAGAGCTCAGAATACCGCGTTCTCAAAGCCGAACGCAGTAACGAAAGCCGGAAATAAACCCAAACGTTTTCAGAAGGAGGCG
It includes:
- the LOC129385876 gene encoding uncharacterized protein is translated as MSTWMNYPSESSADMYHAALCLSKAHLLCGSDLFGKYFEKVLSEQELRAAQRVVADTRQAFASRLNRWQYKDDNVSLVDDWKSTDATLGYFNPRTQHYTPQQAPSVTCTGDMGDSLVENFRLASLGRVNESHRWTSEQIQFADWFVLLPGKDLALLPYALSFPWLNEGGTRFMNQGGLGSNLAWALGVLFRSRYSRSLEASKAISRVIERANKASRPRDAGGQNRHDQILRTLALDVSLDAYRSAGGVGADEHLEGFEGYGGAAMFFIASCYALCHGGDILLPFAGAECDVSFRNVEGFGDAFGCELGSAMNPLNKTAIM